The window AAATAACCCACAGTCAATCCGCATTGCCATCCATGCAAGCCTGTCCTTCCATCGACGAGACCTCTCGAACCCTTCTCTGCAACGCTTGCAGACATGTTCCGCTATTCATTATTCACCAGCGATTATGTCTTTCATAATGTCAATGACAAATTGGCCTCCCTCGCGGATAAGATTGCGAAAGGCTTTCCTGTCCCAAAGATCCGCCAAATGTTTGCGCGCAAGTTTCGCAATCTCAATCCTCATTCCGTAACTGAGGTTGCTCGGGAGTTTGTACACTTCTTGTATACAATCGATAAGATGTTCGCTGACCCATAGTGTCTTGAGTCGAGCCTTGAAGTTAAGGAAGGCATAGTTCTTCAAGTTCTCGATCTGAAAGTAGTCTGCTAGCTCGTAAACGCGAATGTCTTTCAAGAggtcttcgtcgtcggctaGAAAACCCGAGTTAGTCCTGTACGTAGGCATAACGAATGTCGTGAAAGGTTCTATAGTAGATAGATGCTGACCTATCGAGCCCAGTGGCACCGCAGCATCGAGAATGTATTCTCCTCGGTAGATGTACTCAAACACCCTCCAGTGGGCATGCATGCTTCCCTCGCTGAACTCGAACTTCCTCTCGATGCCCTCTTTCATGGGTGACTCCAAAGCCTTCTTGAAGTATTCACTCTGGGCCGCGAGCACGATACTATGTGCCGGAAGCTCAATCTCTCCAAGACGAATGGTGACATCTGAGTAGAGCTTGCTATTGAAACACCTATGCCGGCGTTAGATCTCTTGATTCATAGACAAGCAGAGATGGAATAGGTAGCGCACATGTGAACAGCCCAGTTGAGGGTGTACGAGTGATCTTCGATGTGGTTGTCGCTGACAGAAACCATCTTGCTACCAATGAAGCTGTTTTTGTGAATAAAAGCTTCgatttggagaagaagatggacatcAAACTGTGCAAAATTGCCTTGCGTAGGTGGTGGTCATGGAGAGGTTGATAGgcaaacaagaagatgaaatgcGCATCCCGGGACTTGGAAATACAAATGGCCCGAAGGTCGGGGAGCTGCTGCCAGGGCTCcttccttcttcccatcTACCCTATTGCTTCTAATGCCAAACTTACAAACGGAAGTCAATAAAGGATAAATATTGTGCCGTTTGGGCGGTGAATTCTGCAGTTCCCTTTTGTGTCCTGGTGGTGGCATTGTGTGGCAGCTGGCAGAATATTTTCCCAATGGTGACAGCTGTACAAGTTTTGACACGGCCAACCACCTCCGTCTCTAGTGTTAGAGTAAATATGAGCCCTTAAAACtcatacctacctagtagtagtTAGAGTTATAATTGCAAGGTATGTGCTCGTTGGTTTTTGCATATTTTGCCCATATAGATGTCGTGGAGATGTGCTCGAGGTCTCCTTCACACACTCCAGGGAACCACTAGTCAACATCTATCAGCCATTGTTTTTCATCATAACGGGGTGAATTTCTGAATACTGGATACTGTGCTTCTCCAAAAGTCTCCTGAACTCTCTCAATTCTGACTGGATGTCGTTTATTGGTTGTTGGCAGGTGAGTGGTAACTTGCCTTGCAGCATGTTGCTGAATCGTCCTCACGATGGGTATTAACCTAGTCTCGTGCCTTACATAAAATAATCCACACGAGATATGAAGCTTGGATACG of the Trichoderma breve strain T069 chromosome 4, whole genome shotgun sequence genome contains:
- a CDS encoding BTB/POZ domain-containing protein — protein: MVSVSDNHIEDHSYTLNWAVHMCFNSKLYSDVTIRLGEIELPAHSIVLAAQSEYFKKALESPMKEGIERKFEFSEGSMHAHWRVFEYIYRGEYILDAAVPLGSIADDEDLLKDIRVYELADYFQIENLKNYAFLNFKARLKTLWVSEHLIDCIQEVYKLPSNLSYGMRIEIAKLARKHLADLWDRKAFRNLIREGGQFVIDIMKDIIAGE